From the Silurus meridionalis isolate SWU-2019-XX chromosome 5, ASM1480568v1, whole genome shotgun sequence genome, one window contains:
- the fgf13a gene encoding fibroblast growth factor 13a isoform X2 — MAAAIASSLIRQKRQAREREKSNACRCASSPNKAKSACEKPSRLSVFSRVKLFGSKKRRRRRPEPQLKGIVTKLYSRQGFHLQLQADGTIDGTKEEDSSFTMFNLIPVGLRVVAIQGVQTKLYLAMNSEGYLYTSEHFTPECKFKESVFENYYVTYSSMIYRQQQSGRGWYLGLNKEGEIMKGNHVKKNKPAAHFLPKPLKVTMYREPSLHDLTEFSRSGSGTPTKSRSASAVLNGGKAVSQNEST, encoded by the exons ATGGCGGCGGCGATCGCCAGCTCCCTGATTCGGCAGAAAAGGCAGGCAAGGGAGCGCGAAAAGTCCAACGCCTGCCGCTGCGCCAGCAGCCCGAACAAAGCTAAAAGTGCATGCGAGAAACCCAGCCGCCTCAGCGTCTTCTCCCGGGTCAAGCTCTTCGGCTCTAAGAAGCGCCGGAGGAGACGACCAG AGCCCCAGCTGAAGGGGATTGTGACGAAGCTGTACAGTCGGCAGGGCTTCCATTTGCAACTCCAGGCAGATGGAACCATTGATGGGACTAAAGAGGAGGATAGCAGTTTCA CTATGTTCAACCTCATTCCTGTCGGTTTGAGAGTGGTAGCCATACAGGGCGTCCAGACCAAACTGTACCTGGCCATGAACAGCGAAGGCTACCTGTACACATCG GAACATTTCACACCTGAGTGTAAATTTAAAGAATCGGTGTTCGAGAACTACTACGTGACATATTCCTCCATGATATACAGACAGCAGCAGTCAGGCAGAGGCTGGTACCTGGGCCTGAACAAAGAAGGCGAAATCATGAAGGGCAACCATGTAAAGAAGAACAAACCTGCCGCACATTTCCTTCCCAAACCTTTGAAAG TGACCATGTATCGGGAGCCCTCTCTGCATGACCTGACTGAGTTCTCACGTTCGGGCAGTGGCACGCCCACTAAGAGTCGGAGTGCATCAGCCGTCCTTAACGGAGGCAAGGCTGTGAGTCAGAACGAGTCTACGTAG
- the fgf13a gene encoding fibroblast growth factor 13a isoform X3 — protein sequence MSAKVAKPKEEKDASKEPQLKGIVTKLYSRQGFHLQLQADGTIDGTKEEDSSFTMFNLIPVGLRVVAIQGVQTKLYLAMNSEGYLYTSEHFTPECKFKESVFENYYVTYSSMIYRQQQSGRGWYLGLNKEGEIMKGNHVKKNKPAAHFLPKPLKVTMYREPSLHDLTEFSRSGSGTPTKSRSASAVLNGGKAVSQNEST from the exons AGCCCCAGCTGAAGGGGATTGTGACGAAGCTGTACAGTCGGCAGGGCTTCCATTTGCAACTCCAGGCAGATGGAACCATTGATGGGACTAAAGAGGAGGATAGCAGTTTCA CTATGTTCAACCTCATTCCTGTCGGTTTGAGAGTGGTAGCCATACAGGGCGTCCAGACCAAACTGTACCTGGCCATGAACAGCGAAGGCTACCTGTACACATCG GAACATTTCACACCTGAGTGTAAATTTAAAGAATCGGTGTTCGAGAACTACTACGTGACATATTCCTCCATGATATACAGACAGCAGCAGTCAGGCAGAGGCTGGTACCTGGGCCTGAACAAAGAAGGCGAAATCATGAAGGGCAACCATGTAAAGAAGAACAAACCTGCCGCACATTTCCTTCCCAAACCTTTGAAAG TGACCATGTATCGGGAGCCCTCTCTGCATGACCTGACTGAGTTCTCACGTTCGGGCAGTGGCACGCCCACTAAGAGTCGGAGTGCATCAGCCGTCCTTAACGGAGGCAAGGCTGTGAGTCAGAACGAGTCTACGTAG
- the fgf13a gene encoding fibroblast growth factor 13a isoform X4 encodes MTFPLRKSTSEPQLKGIVTKLYSRQGFHLQLQADGTIDGTKEEDSSFTMFNLIPVGLRVVAIQGVQTKLYLAMNSEGYLYTSEHFTPECKFKESVFENYYVTYSSMIYRQQQSGRGWYLGLNKEGEIMKGNHVKKNKPAAHFLPKPLKVTMYREPSLHDLTEFSRSGSGTPTKSRSASAVLNGGKAVSQNEST; translated from the exons AGCCCCAGCTGAAGGGGATTGTGACGAAGCTGTACAGTCGGCAGGGCTTCCATTTGCAACTCCAGGCAGATGGAACCATTGATGGGACTAAAGAGGAGGATAGCAGTTTCA CTATGTTCAACCTCATTCCTGTCGGTTTGAGAGTGGTAGCCATACAGGGCGTCCAGACCAAACTGTACCTGGCCATGAACAGCGAAGGCTACCTGTACACATCG GAACATTTCACACCTGAGTGTAAATTTAAAGAATCGGTGTTCGAGAACTACTACGTGACATATTCCTCCATGATATACAGACAGCAGCAGTCAGGCAGAGGCTGGTACCTGGGCCTGAACAAAGAAGGCGAAATCATGAAGGGCAACCATGTAAAGAAGAACAAACCTGCCGCACATTTCCTTCCCAAACCTTTGAAAG TGACCATGTATCGGGAGCCCTCTCTGCATGACCTGACTGAGTTCTCACGTTCGGGCAGTGGCACGCCCACTAAGAGTCGGAGTGCATCAGCCGTCCTTAACGGAGGCAAGGCTGTGAGTCAGAACGAGTCTACGTAG